One Microlunatus soli genomic window carries:
- a CDS encoding DUF4185 domain-containing protein, with protein MGSGSQISSSVGLSRRMFLGGAAGVVGAGLVAGTMPSAAATDSVVADGIRISKVADLTGPDITGKYGIGYVDLGIPVRCPDGRTLYVFGDSFGPNWGDNWKSPTALWSRTRGLSSGVTFSGAVGGEQASQLIPYEHGDEISTIIPSDLITIGDTMYLQGVVNQGFGNVIWSGIWTSTDNGATWTDSGARFPGAAYDKMWQLFTWALGSDGWIYVYSAEFLRESPMILHRVRPDKITDPDAYEPWGKAGDSWQWGAGPDPVTDGIIGEMSLRQLGDRWVFTWFNSADYRIDAMVLDHPTQDLRTTESITLLHGTSWDNEDINHVAQLYGSYVIPGSSLDDLHLTVSQWNTGDNSIYRVMQYRFRGLGRRL; from the coding sequence GTGGGGTCAGGTTCTCAGATCAGCAGCTCGGTCGGTTTGTCTCGTCGGATGTTCCTCGGCGGAGCAGCCGGTGTGGTCGGTGCCGGATTGGTTGCCGGCACCATGCCGAGCGCGGCGGCGACCGATTCCGTCGTCGCCGACGGCATCAGGATCAGCAAGGTCGCGGACCTGACCGGTCCCGACATCACCGGCAAGTACGGCATCGGCTACGTCGACCTCGGCATCCCGGTGCGCTGCCCGGACGGCCGGACCCTGTACGTCTTCGGCGACAGCTTCGGTCCCAATTGGGGCGACAACTGGAAGTCGCCGACCGCGTTGTGGTCGCGGACCCGCGGTCTGTCGAGCGGGGTGACGTTCTCCGGTGCGGTCGGCGGCGAGCAGGCCAGCCAGCTGATCCCGTACGAGCACGGTGACGAGATCTCCACGATCATCCCGTCGGACCTGATCACCATCGGCGACACGATGTATTTGCAGGGTGTGGTCAACCAGGGCTTCGGCAACGTGATCTGGAGCGGCATCTGGACCTCGACCGACAACGGCGCGACCTGGACCGACTCCGGAGCCCGATTCCCGGGCGCTGCCTACGACAAGATGTGGCAGCTCTTCACCTGGGCCTTGGGATCCGACGGCTGGATCTATGTCTATTCCGCCGAATTCCTTCGGGAGAGCCCGATGATCCTGCATCGGGTGCGCCCCGACAAGATCACCGACCCCGACGCCTACGAGCCGTGGGGGAAGGCCGGCGACAGCTGGCAGTGGGGAGCCGGACCGGACCCGGTGACCGACGGCATCATCGGTGAGATGTCGCTGCGCCAGCTGGGAGATCGCTGGGTCTTCACCTGGTTCAACTCCGCCGACTACCGGATCGACGCGATGGTGCTCGATCATCCCACTCAGGACCTGCGCACAACCGAGAGCATTACGCTGCTGCACGGCACCAGCTGGGACAACGAGGACATCAACCACGTCGCGCAGCTCTACGGCAGCTACGTGATTCCCGGCTCATCGTTGGACGATCTGCATCTGACCGTGAGCCAATGGAACACCGGCGACAACAGCATCTACCGGGTGATGCAGTACCGCTTCCGAGGGCTGGGGCGGCGACTCTGA
- a CDS encoding phosphotransferase family protein, translated as MIDIATRLLRRRHALDGPAVVHETWGSSIVVEIGELLIKASGDRSTTAEALVAGRARAAGVPAPDVIDSGVDARLPGGRWMIMKRMPGTSWDAGSADDDQITSVIDQVGNLLIKLRAVRLPGWGWIDDTGHGTSDSWSQWLRRQVTDSATTLVDRLPPDFVRDAYEAIDRAAPELAAGSLLNGDLGLSHVLVDSSGRTVTGLLDWAAAIIGDPLYDVATFSMGGPAGDPIQQVPQPRLIAEYAARTGNPVDDRRVDLYRMINHLFNACWSVDNDVLSWTDDLCRTVVALLTKINS; from the coding sequence ATGATCGACATCGCGACCCGACTGCTGCGTCGGCGCCATGCACTCGACGGTCCCGCCGTTGTGCACGAGACCTGGGGGTCGTCGATCGTGGTCGAGATCGGCGAGCTGTTGATCAAGGCGAGTGGTGATCGCAGCACGACGGCCGAAGCACTGGTCGCCGGTCGCGCCAGGGCTGCCGGTGTGCCGGCGCCCGACGTGATCGACAGCGGCGTCGACGCCCGACTGCCGGGCGGACGCTGGATGATCATGAAGAGGATGCCTGGTACATCCTGGGACGCCGGCTCCGCCGACGACGATCAGATCACCTCGGTGATCGATCAGGTCGGCAATCTGTTGATCAAGTTGCGGGCGGTCAGGTTGCCGGGATGGGGCTGGATCGATGACACCGGCCACGGCACCTCGGACTCATGGTCGCAATGGCTGCGCCGACAGGTCACCGACAGTGCGACCACTCTGGTAGATCGGCTGCCGCCGGACTTCGTCCGTGACGCCTACGAGGCGATCGACCGAGCGGCACCGGAGCTCGCCGCTGGCAGCCTGCTCAACGGCGATCTGGGACTGAGCCATGTCCTGGTGGACAGTAGCGGCCGCACTGTTACCGGTCTCCTCGACTGGGCAGCGGCAATCATCGGCGATCCGTTGTACGACGTCGCCACCTTCTCGATGGGCGGCCCGGCGGGCGATCCGATCCAGCAGGTCCCGCAGCCACGGCTGATCGCGGAGTACGCAGCACGAACCGGCAATCCGGTGGATGATCGCCGGGTCGATCTGTATCGGATGATCAATCATCTCTTCAATGCGTGTTGGAGCGTTGACAACGATGTCCTGTCCTGGACCGACGATCTGTGCCGCACAGTCGTCGCCCTGCTCACCAAGATCAACTCCTGA
- a CDS encoding HNH endonuclease signature motif containing protein, which yields MRNGTLTTGAAGDAAPELLTVPDWFYDDPRNGPADDHPCWEPPSRWDDELPDDPGEDLHTVPPPLVGLRQAVERLMAAEVWQLSDAELLERLDQLGGFADRLRGEQLRTIAETQRRRVCEEQQGWTVADRVTDTDRLRPRQGRAMVRLAEQLERFRLIAAAVGSADVTVEQATAICTSLKELPVTADPVEVEGLQVELIIRAAEFPADALRRLANRLVEELEPDTVEERLGAQLEAEERRAQRDRYLTWRHGRHGSVDFHGRLPAVAGEAFIGQLDAYEKHARAKGVDHRIDPQAEVPTLAQRRADSLTAMIDDLSQRQLAPTVHGDRPRVVIAIDYDQLLAGLRSGGVILGSDETVTPGEARRLACGADLLPAVFGGPSTVLDLGRRVRLFTGALRQALTLRDGGCAFPGCDVPPIRCEGHHLRPWWDDGETCLSNGVLLCAHHHQLVEPDPAARPGSRWTIRLDRHGLPEVIPPVRIDPRQRPRQHARFTERSMRLRR from the coding sequence ATGAGGAACGGGACGCTCACGACCGGTGCTGCGGGTGATGCTGCGCCGGAGCTGTTGACGGTCCCGGACTGGTTCTATGACGATCCGCGGAACGGGCCCGCTGATGATCATCCGTGCTGGGAACCTCCGTCGCGGTGGGACGATGAGTTGCCCGACGATCCGGGTGAGGATCTGCATACGGTGCCGCCTCCGCTGGTAGGGCTCCGGCAGGCGGTCGAGCGGTTGATGGCTGCAGAGGTGTGGCAGTTGTCCGATGCCGAGTTGTTGGAACGGCTGGATCAGTTGGGTGGTTTCGCCGACCGGCTTCGGGGTGAGCAATTGCGGACCATTGCCGAAACCCAGCGTCGCCGGGTCTGTGAGGAGCAGCAGGGCTGGACCGTCGCTGACCGGGTCACCGATACCGACCGGCTCCGTCCCCGGCAGGGCCGGGCGATGGTCCGGTTGGCCGAACAGTTGGAGCGGTTCCGGCTGATCGCTGCCGCGGTCGGTTCGGCGGATGTGACGGTGGAACAAGCCACGGCGATCTGCACCAGTTTGAAGGAACTCCCGGTCACTGCCGACCCGGTCGAGGTCGAAGGATTGCAGGTCGAGTTGATCATCCGCGCCGCCGAGTTCCCTGCCGATGCGTTACGTCGATTGGCGAATCGTCTGGTCGAGGAGCTCGAACCCGACACGGTGGAGGAACGGCTCGGCGCCCAACTGGAGGCCGAGGAGCGCCGCGCTCAACGGGACCGGTATCTGACCTGGCGCCACGGCAGGCACGGGTCGGTCGACTTTCATGGCCGGTTGCCCGCGGTGGCCGGGGAGGCGTTCATCGGTCAACTCGACGCCTATGAGAAACACGCCCGCGCCAAGGGGGTGGATCATCGGATCGATCCGCAGGCCGAGGTGCCGACGTTGGCGCAGCGTCGGGCCGACAGCCTGACCGCGATGATCGACGACCTGTCCCAACGCCAACTCGCCCCAACGGTCCATGGTGACCGACCCCGGGTGGTGATCGCGATCGACTACGACCAGCTCCTGGCCGGACTTCGATCCGGAGGAGTGATCCTCGGCTCCGACGAAACCGTGACCCCCGGCGAAGCCCGACGACTCGCGTGTGGTGCGGACCTCCTGCCCGCCGTCTTCGGTGGCCCGTCGACCGTACTGGATCTCGGACGCAGGGTGCGGTTGTTCACCGGCGCCCTGCGGCAGGCACTGACCCTGCGAGACGGCGGCTGCGCCTTCCCCGGCTGTGATGTGCCACCGATCCGGTGCGAGGGTCATCATCTGAGGCCGTGGTGGGACGATGGTGAGACCTGCCTGTCCAACGGCGTGTTGTTGTGTGCTCACCATCATCAACTGGTCGAACCCGACCCCGCCGCACGACCGGGGAGTCGGTGGACCATCCGGCTGGATCGACACGGGTTGCCGGAGGTGATCCCACCGGTGCGGATCGATCCGCGGCAGCGGCCCCGACAACACGCCCGCTTCACCGAACGATCGATGCGACTACGCCGCTGA
- a CDS encoding PPOX class F420-dependent oxidoreductase, which produces MARSIATNTTVDLTELLDFVRPRHHLLLATTRADGRPQISPVTGGVDQEGRIVISSYPGRAKTRNAERRPQVSVLVLSDDFGGAWVQVDGDAEVLHMPDAADGLVDYFRCISGEHPDWDEYREAMRVQDKSLIRITPTRWGPIATGGFPADVAERLGD; this is translated from the coding sequence ATGGCCCGATCAATTGCCACCAACACCACGGTCGACCTGACCGAACTGCTCGACTTCGTCCGCCCGCGGCATCACCTCCTGCTGGCCACCACCCGAGCCGACGGCCGCCCGCAGATCTCACCGGTCACCGGTGGCGTCGATCAGGAGGGCCGGATCGTGATCTCGAGCTATCCCGGCCGGGCCAAGACCCGCAACGCCGAGCGGCGTCCGCAGGTGTCGGTGCTGGTGCTGTCCGACGACTTCGGCGGCGCCTGGGTCCAGGTCGACGGGGACGCGGAGGTGTTGCACATGCCCGATGCCGCCGACGGGTTGGTCGACTACTTCCGCTGCATCTCCGGGGAACATCCCGACTGGGACGAGTACCGCGAGGCGATGCGGGTCCAGGACAAGTCCTTGATCAGGATCACCCCGACCCGGTGGGGGCCGATCGCCACCGGCGGTTTCCCCGCCGACGTCGCGGAGCGTCTCGGCGACTGA
- a CDS encoding ArsR/SmtB family transcription factor, with translation MTTYPTDAWAALGDPRRREIVERLADRPQTVAELTGELPISQPAISQHLKVLRDSELVSFRPDGARRVYQLRPDGIAALRADLDRFWSSALANFKQLADAEAASPKEK, from the coding sequence GTGACGACTTATCCAACCGACGCGTGGGCAGCACTCGGCGACCCACGCCGCCGGGAGATCGTCGAGCGACTGGCAGACAGGCCACAGACGGTGGCCGAGCTCACCGGCGAACTGCCGATCAGCCAGCCGGCGATCTCCCAACACCTGAAGGTGTTGCGGGACAGCGAATTGGTGAGCTTCCGCCCCGACGGCGCACGCCGGGTCTACCAGCTCAGACCGGACGGCATAGCCGCGCTCCGTGCCGACCTCGATCGGTTCTGGAGCAGCGCACTGGCCAACTTCAAACAGCTCGCAGACGCCGAAGCAGCATCACCGAAGGAGAAATGA
- a CDS encoding SRPBCC family protein produces MSSTSTDSTVRQQVTVALPVDRAFALFTEQFDKIKPREHNMLSVPIVESVFEQKEGGSVYDRGEDGSICRWARVLTYEPPTRFVISWDITPRWQIETDPARCSEVEVRFVADGEDNTRVELEHRHLDRHGDGWESERDGIEGPNGWPIYLQRFTDLAGAAE; encoded by the coding sequence ATGAGCAGCACATCCACCGACAGCACCGTCCGCCAACAGGTCACCGTCGCACTGCCGGTCGACCGAGCGTTCGCCCTGTTCACCGAACAGTTCGACAAGATCAAACCGCGCGAGCACAACATGTTGTCCGTGCCGATCGTCGAGTCGGTTTTCGAGCAGAAGGAAGGCGGCTCGGTCTACGACCGTGGCGAGGACGGTTCGATCTGCCGCTGGGCGCGCGTGCTCACCTACGAACCGCCGACCCGGTTCGTGATCAGCTGGGACATCACCCCGCGCTGGCAGATCGAGACCGACCCGGCTCGCTGCAGCGAGGTCGAGGTCCGCTTCGTCGCCGACGGCGAGGACAACACTCGAGTCGAGCTGGAACACCGCCACCTCGATCGACACGGGGACGGCTGGGAGTCCGAGCGGGACGGCATCGAGGGCCCGAACGGCTGGCCGATCTACCTGCAGCGGTTCACCGATCTGGCCGGCGCAGCTGAATGA
- a CDS encoding sugar phosphate isomerase/epimerase family protein, with amino-acid sequence MTHGRFSLNQATIKYASLAEALQVAVDTGYETIGLWREPVAEVGLDKAVELVQQSGLRVSSLCRGGFFTTLPGPERDAALEDNRRALEEAHRLGTDTLVLVAGGLPVGDRDLIGARERVRDAIGALAEDARSLGVRLAIEPLHPMYAADRAVINTLGQALDIAEQFAPEVAAVVVDTYHVWWDPQVLEQIARAGKDRIASYQICDWITPLPADNLLARGIPGDGHIDFEPITRAVLAAGYEGDIETEIFHADVWARPYAEVATEVADRYHRLIEPLL; translated from the coding sequence ATGACCCACGGCCGGTTCTCCCTCAACCAGGCGACGATCAAGTACGCCTCCCTGGCCGAGGCGCTGCAGGTCGCGGTCGACACGGGTTATGAGACCATCGGTCTGTGGCGTGAGCCGGTCGCCGAGGTCGGTCTGGACAAGGCCGTCGAGCTGGTTCAGCAATCGGGGCTGCGGGTGTCGAGCCTGTGCCGTGGTGGCTTCTTCACCACGCTGCCCGGACCCGAACGCGACGCGGCCCTGGAGGACAATCGGCGTGCGCTGGAGGAAGCGCACCGACTCGGCACCGACACCCTGGTGCTGGTGGCCGGCGGTCTGCCGGTCGGTGATCGCGATCTGATCGGCGCCCGCGAACGGGTCCGGGACGCGATCGGAGCGCTGGCCGAGGACGCGCGCTCGCTCGGTGTCCGGCTGGCGATCGAGCCGCTGCATCCGATGTATGCCGCGGATCGTGCGGTGATCAACACCCTGGGGCAGGCGCTCGATATCGCCGAGCAGTTCGCCCCTGAGGTGGCGGCAGTGGTGGTCGACACCTATCACGTGTGGTGGGATCCCCAGGTCCTGGAACAGATCGCGCGGGCCGGTAAGGACCGGATCGCCAGTTATCAGATCTGTGACTGGATCACCCCGCTGCCGGCCGACAACCTGCTGGCGCGGGGGATCCCGGGCGACGGCCACATCGACTTCGAGCCGATCACCCGTGCGGTGCTCGCCGCCGGGTACGAGGGTGACATCGAGACCGAGATCTTCCACGCCGATGTCTGGGCCCGCCCGTACGCCGAGGTCGCGACCGAGGTCGCCGACCGCTATCACCGACTGATCGAACCGTTGCTCTGA
- a CDS encoding dihydrodipicolinate synthase family protein — translation MTDFTLVDDHGGLISYAAPAVEPLTRPTARFGSRIAFAAAHVVPNAYADNTPGRPAEIDWDATLGFRRHLWSWGLGVADAMDTAQRNMGLDAAATRELIARSAAEARTESGFDDLADAVVVGVNTDHIEAADIDRDQVIAGYAEQLEFSQQQGAGVVLMASRHLARAARSSADYVDVYGRLLADVERPVILHWLGEAFDPQLAGYFGSADVAEASKTVLEIIGNHPDKVRGIKMSLLDADAEIALRAELPDGVRLFTGDDFNYVGLIEGDGVRHSDALLGAFAAVGPNAAAAFAALDDDDHERYRAILGPTEALSRQIFAAPTFYYKTGVAFLSWLNGHQPSPAMIGGLHSARSLPHLSEIVRLAAEANALSDPDLAAARWHGLLSVNGIEVQR, via the coding sequence ATGACCGACTTCACCCTGGTCGATGATCATGGCGGCCTGATCTCCTACGCTGCTCCGGCGGTCGAGCCGCTGACCCGACCGACCGCGCGATTCGGCAGTCGGATCGCCTTTGCTGCCGCGCATGTGGTGCCGAACGCCTACGCCGACAACACCCCCGGCCGCCCTGCCGAGATCGACTGGGATGCCACGCTGGGTTTCCGCCGGCACCTGTGGTCCTGGGGGCTCGGTGTTGCCGACGCGATGGACACCGCTCAACGCAACATGGGTCTGGACGCCGCCGCGACCCGCGAACTGATCGCCCGCAGCGCGGCCGAGGCGCGGACCGAGTCCGGCTTCGATGATCTTGCCGACGCGGTGGTCGTCGGCGTGAACACCGACCACATCGAGGCCGCGGACATCGATCGTGATCAGGTGATCGCCGGTTACGCCGAGCAGCTGGAGTTCAGCCAGCAGCAGGGCGCCGGGGTGGTGCTGATGGCCAGTCGGCATCTTGCGCGTGCGGCCCGGTCGTCGGCGGACTACGTCGATGTCTACGGCCGGTTGCTGGCCGACGTCGAACGTCCGGTGATCCTGCACTGGCTGGGAGAGGCATTCGATCCGCAACTCGCGGGCTACTTCGGCAGCGCTGACGTCGCCGAGGCGAGCAAGACGGTCCTGGAGATCATCGGCAATCATCCGGACAAGGTGCGCGGCATCAAGATGAGCCTGCTGGACGCCGACGCCGAGATCGCCTTGCGGGCCGAGCTTCCCGACGGTGTCCGGCTGTTCACCGGAGACGACTTCAACTACGTCGGGCTGATCGAGGGCGACGGCGTGCGGCATTCCGATGCGCTGCTCGGTGCCTTCGCAGCCGTCGGCCCGAATGCGGCGGCCGCGTTCGCCGCGTTGGACGATGATGATCATGAACGCTACCGAGCCATCCTCGGTCCGACCGAGGCGCTGTCCCGGCAGATCTTCGCCGCGCCGACCTTCTACTACAAGACCGGTGTGGCGTTCCTGTCCTGGCTGAACGGCCATCAGCCGAGCCCGGCGATGATCGGTGGCCTGCACAGCGCACGCAGCCTGCCGCACCTGTCCGAGATCGTCCGGCTCGCAGCCGAGGCCAACGCCCTGAGCGATCCTGATCTTGCTGCCGCGCGATGGCACGGATTGCTGTCGGTGAACGGAATCGAGGTCCAGCGATGA
- a CDS encoding Gfo/Idh/MocA family protein, with amino-acid sequence MSHNEVGIIVNGVTGRMGYRQHLLRSLLAIREDGGVELAGGRRVQIRPVLVGRNAEKLNDIAVKHDLAEWTTDLDAALADPSIDIYFDSQLTSARVPAVKKAIAAGKHIYAEKPIAETSAECQELITLAERAGVKNGVVHDKLYLPGLRKLRSLIDSGFFGRIFAVRGEFGYWVFEGDWVPAQRPSWNYRAEDGGGIVSDMFPHWNYVLENLFGSVQSVYARAITHIEQRVDEQGKPYAATADDAAYAVLELDGGIIAQMNSSWDVRVHRKELLEFQVDGTHGSAVVGLFGAEVQPRVATPRPTWNPDVKDDHDYLSDWQQVPETTEFGNGFRAQWEDFIRHVVEDGPHRYDFRSGARGVRLAELALQSSTTGSRIEVPADADHDQPATQNGAAASSKPAVAAV; translated from the coding sequence GTGTCACACAACGAAGTCGGCATCATCGTCAACGGCGTCACCGGGCGGATGGGCTACCGGCAGCATCTGCTCCGTTCGCTGCTGGCGATCCGCGAGGACGGCGGGGTCGAGCTGGCCGGCGGCCGCCGGGTCCAGATCCGCCCGGTTCTGGTCGGCCGGAACGCCGAGAAGCTCAACGACATCGCGGTCAAGCACGACCTGGCGGAGTGGACGACCGACCTCGACGCGGCGCTGGCCGACCCGTCGATCGACATCTACTTCGACAGCCAGTTGACCAGTGCCCGGGTGCCGGCGGTCAAGAAGGCGATCGCGGCCGGCAAACACATCTACGCCGAGAAGCCGATCGCCGAGACATCGGCGGAGTGCCAGGAGTTGATCACCCTCGCCGAACGGGCCGGGGTCAAGAACGGTGTGGTCCACGACAAGCTGTATCTGCCCGGTCTGCGCAAGCTGCGCAGCCTGATCGACTCCGGGTTCTTCGGTCGGATCTTCGCCGTCCGCGGTGAGTTCGGTTACTGGGTCTTCGAGGGGGACTGGGTGCCGGCTCAGCGTCCGAGCTGGAACTACCGCGCCGAGGACGGTGGCGGCATCGTCTCCGACATGTTCCCGCACTGGAACTACGTCTTGGAGAACCTGTTCGGTTCGGTGCAGTCGGTCTACGCCCGGGCGATCACCCACATCGAGCAGCGGGTCGACGAACAGGGCAAGCCGTACGCCGCCACCGCCGATGACGCCGCCTACGCCGTGCTCGAGTTGGACGGCGGCATCATCGCCCAGATGAACTCCAGCTGGGATGTCCGGGTGCACCGCAAGGAACTGCTCGAGTTCCAGGTCGACGGCACCCACGGCAGTGCCGTGGTCGGGCTGTTCGGTGCCGAGGTGCAGCCGCGAGTCGCGACACCGCGGCCGACCTGGAATCCGGACGTCAAAGATGATCATGATTACCTGTCCGACTGGCAGCAGGTGCCGGAGACGACCGAGTTCGGCAACGGGTTCCGCGCCCAATGGGAGGACTTCATCCGACACGTCGTCGAGGACGGGCCGCATCGGTACGATTTCCGATCCGGCGCGCGCGGGGTCCGGCTCGCCGAACTGGCCCTGCAGAGTTCGACGACCGGATCCCGGATCGAGGTGCCGGCCGATGCCGATCATGATCAGCCGGCGACGCAGAACGGCGCCGCCGCGTCCTCGAAGCCCGCGGTGGCGGCCGTCTGA
- a CDS encoding LacI family DNA-binding transcriptional regulator, which produces MDDTDSVAEPDDSRRPVGHDGPPVGEPTGRPLRSATLSDVAREAGVSLATASRSLNGSNRTVREEYRQRVLAAARRLNYSANHSAQAVARGSSQTVALVVSDIADPYFSSIASGVMRSAEDEGLVVTMSITERRPEREAELVRALRGMRPRSLILVGSRRSDPRLTDELQAELSAYEQAGGRVTVIAQPTMPFRTVAVRNTEAAAELAEQLIGLGYRSMAVLGGPEHLLTARDRVTGFVRRCAERGIEIPDRKIVHGEFTRDGGFVAAAELHRRELADTELVFAVNDVMAVGAMAYFRTAGLHLGREIAIAGFDDIETLRDVSPALTTVALPLQRIGQLAVSLALSDNPADLVVPVDGSVIIRESTPRRG; this is translated from the coding sequence GTGGACGATACCGACAGTGTTGCGGAGCCCGATGACAGCCGGCGACCGGTGGGTCACGACGGGCCCCCGGTCGGAGAGCCCACCGGACGACCGTTGCGCAGCGCGACCCTGAGCGACGTCGCTCGTGAGGCCGGCGTCTCGCTGGCCACCGCGTCCCGCTCGTTGAACGGCAGCAATCGGACCGTCCGGGAGGAGTATCGGCAGCGGGTCCTGGCGGCCGCCCGCCGGCTCAACTACTCGGCCAACCACTCCGCCCAGGCGGTCGCCCGAGGCAGCAGTCAGACCGTCGCCCTGGTCGTCTCCGACATCGCCGACCCGTACTTCTCCAGCATCGCTTCCGGGGTGATGCGATCGGCCGAGGACGAGGGCCTGGTGGTGACGATGTCGATCACCGAACGCCGCCCCGAACGCGAGGCGGAGTTGGTCCGGGCACTGCGCGGAATGCGACCCCGCTCGCTGATCCTGGTCGGCAGTCGCCGCTCCGACCCACGGCTGACCGACGAACTGCAGGCCGAGTTGAGTGCCTACGAACAGGCCGGTGGCCGCGTCACCGTGATCGCCCAGCCGACCATGCCGTTCCGTACGGTCGCGGTCCGCAACACCGAAGCCGCCGCCGAACTGGCCGAGCAACTGATCGGACTCGGCTACCGGTCGATGGCGGTGCTCGGCGGACCCGAACACCTGCTGACCGCCCGGGACCGGGTGACCGGTTTCGTCCGGCGTTGTGCCGAGCGGGGCATCGAGATCCCCGATCGCAAGATCGTGCACGGCGAATTCACCCGTGACGGCGGCTTCGTCGCCGCAGCCGAGCTGCATCGCCGGGAGCTGGCCGACACCGAACTGGTGTTCGCGGTCAACGACGTGATGGCGGTCGGCGCGATGGCCTACTTCCGCACTGCCGGCCTGCACCTCGGCCGCGAGATCGCCATCGCCGGATTCGACGACATCGAGACTCTCCGCGACGTCTCCCCCGCCCTCACGACGGTGGCATTGCCGCTGCAACGGATCGGCCAGCTCGCGGTGTCGTTGGCCTTGTCCGACAACCCCGCCGACCTGGTCGTCCCGGTCGACGGTTCGGTGATCATCCGGGAGAGCACGCCGCGTCGCGGCTGA
- a CDS encoding ankyrin repeat domain-containing protein translates to MSTRSNPPTRRLPDDPSLEHLKNEARSLQRSLRSGDEQLIKEVSEQLADQQIDFSQISLSSTQWLLARCYGFASWPRLRRQLDVIATYTRRPEPAAETEPESSDHRAVVDHLLALSVLNYTRDRGNTFDRPRRLLQRRPELATADAFTMAATGRSDELDRLLADDPAAASRSGGPYDWPPLLYCCSSRVSEPEPAVAVVRSLLAAGADPNTGYLWFGLTSAFTALTCAIGGGEQGQPPHPAAIPIARLLLDAGADPNDNQALYNRMFTPADDHLELLFDYGLGTDLPSPWRDRLGDSYPTPVQMLGEQLRWAAGHGFIHRVRLLLAHGVSSDNRGYHPNFGNRTAADLAAEAGHHEIVELLTG, encoded by the coding sequence ATGTCCACGCGCAGCAACCCACCGACCCGTCGGCTGCCCGACGATCCCAGCCTCGAACACCTGAAGAACGAGGCCCGCAGTCTGCAACGGTCCCTGCGGTCCGGCGACGAACAGTTGATCAAGGAAGTGTCGGAGCAGCTGGCGGACCAGCAGATCGACTTCAGCCAGATCTCCTTGTCCAGCACGCAATGGCTGCTGGCACGCTGCTATGGATTCGCCAGCTGGCCACGGTTACGCCGGCAGCTGGACGTCATCGCCACCTACACCCGACGTCCCGAACCTGCCGCGGAGACCGAACCCGAGAGCAGCGACCACCGGGCAGTCGTCGACCACCTGTTGGCGCTCAGCGTGCTGAACTACACCCGCGACCGCGGCAACACCTTCGATCGTCCGCGGCGGCTGCTGCAACGCCGACCGGAACTGGCGACCGCCGACGCCTTCACGATGGCGGCCACCGGACGCAGCGACGAGCTGGATCGGCTGCTGGCTGACGACCCCGCGGCAGCCTCCCGGTCCGGCGGCCCCTATGACTGGCCGCCGCTGCTCTACTGCTGCTCCTCGCGGGTGTCGGAGCCGGAGCCGGCCGTTGCGGTCGTCCGGTCGCTGCTCGCTGCCGGAGCAGATCCGAACACCGGCTACCTGTGGTTCGGCCTCACCTCCGCCTTCACCGCGCTGACCTGCGCGATCGGCGGCGGCGAGCAGGGCCAGCCGCCGCACCCCGCTGCGATCCCGATCGCCCGGCTGCTGCTCGACGCCGGCGCCGACCCCAACGACAACCAGGCCTTGTACAACAGGATGTTCACACCGGCCGATGATCATCTGGAGCTGCTCTTCGACTACGGTCTGGGCACCGATCTGCCGAGCCCGTGGCGGGATCGGCTCGGTGACAGCTACCCGACCCCGGTTCAGATGCTGGGAGAGCAGCTGCGCTGGGCCGCCGGTCACGGGTTCATCCACCGGGTCCGGCTGCTGCTCGCCCACGGTGTGTCGTCCGACAATCGTGGCTACCACCCCAACTTCGGCAACCGGACCGCCGCCGACCTGGCCGCTGAGGCCGGCCATCACGAGATCGTCGAACTGCTCACCGGCTAG